The following proteins are co-located in the Paenibacillus sp. JNUCC32 genome:
- a CDS encoding NUDIX hydrolase, with the protein MFIVNVEGAVHKDGQWLMITRSLKEENAGGTLSFAGGKVDKEGSTSDILERTVKRELYEEVGVEVKENVTYVYSSSFVTGDGRSVINMVFLCEYDGGTPYCKSPDEVDSVQWMTLSEIRDHPQTPPWTMESVRRAEEARRKLK; encoded by the coding sequence ATGTTCATCGTCAATGTGGAAGGTGCCGTGCATAAGGACGGGCAGTGGCTGATGATAACGCGCAGCTTGAAGGAAGAGAACGCAGGAGGAACACTTTCGTTCGCGGGGGGCAAGGTCGACAAGGAAGGCAGCACGTCGGATATTCTGGAGCGCACGGTGAAGCGGGAGCTTTACGAAGAAGTCGGGGTTGAGGTGAAGGAAAACGTTACATATGTCTACAGCTCTTCGTTTGTAACGGGCGATGGCCGTTCCGTCATCAATATGGTGTTCTTGTGCGAGTATGATGGAGGAACGCCGTATTGCAAAAGCCCGGACGAGGTCGATTCGGTGCAGTGGATGACGCTGTCGGAAATTAGGGATCATCCCCAGACGCCGCCGTGGACGATGGAGAGCGTGCGGCGGGCGGAGGAGGCGCGAAGGAAGCTTAAATAA
- a CDS encoding NUDIX hydrolase, producing the protein MSSLLQVRVTGILIEDERILLVKQSVSSERGWSLPGGRVEQGETLEEAMIREMEEETGLVTKVTKLLYLCDKPDSSPSLLHITFLLERLEGEIRLPTNEFDLNPIGDVVMVPIADLANHGFSEKFMTIVQRGFPESGSYQGLKRNIGL; encoded by the coding sequence ATGAGCAGCCTATTGCAGGTTCGAGTCACCGGAATTTTGATCGAAGATGAACGGATTCTGCTGGTCAAACAGAGCGTTTCGTCGGAACGCGGCTGGTCGCTTCCGGGAGGAAGGGTAGAGCAAGGGGAAACGCTGGAGGAAGCCATGATTCGGGAAATGGAAGAGGAGACCGGGCTTGTTACAAAAGTGACCAAGCTTCTGTATTTATGCGATAAGCCGGATTCATCGCCATCCCTTTTGCATATTACGTTTTTGCTGGAACGCTTGGAGGGGGAAATCCGCCTCCCGACGAATGAGTTCGATCTCAATCCTATCGGCGATGTGGTCATGGTCCCGATCGCAGATTTAGCAAACCACGGGTTTTCCGAGAAGTTTATGACGATCGTTCAGCGCGGATTTCCGGAGTCAGGAAGCTATCAAGGGCTCAAACGCAATATTGGATTATAG
- a CDS encoding sigma-70 family RNA polymerase sigma factor encodes MKEHSPLTHQRIEDAKAGDFDAYRMIVNEYSNALLSVAYSVLGDFHEAQDAVQEAFLKCYRNLHTLNDPAKLGSWLYAITRRTSLDFAKRSKQALPLHETTPASDNITPWLEQYVIHDSVWGALQGLEEKSKSVVVLHYLSEWSMKEIGQFLNMSVSAVESRIRRAREVLKQHLARDFEHYFLTHRLGRDFEQQVSEHVLKRAGHFYIPVTDKGQATAWFILHFHLGTSRHGNPVLESGQELYLLECQRHAPASMPVLTFEAASVGELEQRLHQQGIGMEPIREDALFGKLLVFYDPDGNKYHAIEPN; translated from the coding sequence ATGAAAGAACATTCGCCGCTAACCCATCAACGGATCGAGGATGCCAAAGCGGGGGATTTTGATGCCTACCGGATGATCGTCAACGAGTATTCCAACGCCCTGTTATCCGTTGCGTACAGCGTGCTGGGAGATTTCCACGAGGCACAGGATGCGGTGCAGGAAGCATTTCTGAAGTGCTATCGCAACCTGCATACGCTGAACGATCCAGCGAAACTGGGCAGCTGGCTGTATGCGATAACGCGCCGGACCAGCCTCGATTTTGCCAAACGAAGCAAGCAGGCTCTCCCCCTGCACGAAACGACTCCAGCATCGGACAATATCACGCCATGGCTGGAACAATATGTGATCCATGATTCCGTCTGGGGAGCCTTGCAGGGATTGGAGGAGAAGAGTAAATCCGTTGTCGTGCTGCACTACTTAAGCGAGTGGTCCATGAAAGAGATCGGACAGTTCCTTAACATGTCGGTATCTGCGGTTGAAAGCCGAATACGACGTGCCAGAGAAGTTTTGAAACAGCATCTAGCCCGTGACTTCGAGCATTATTTCCTTACTCATCGTTTGGGGAGGGATTTCGAGCAGCAGGTCTCGGAACATGTCCTTAAGCGAGCCGGTCATTTCTATATTCCAGTCACGGATAAGGGGCAGGCCACCGCCTGGTTTATCCTGCATTTTCATCTGGGAACCAGTAGGCACGGCAATCCGGTGCTGGAATCCGGACAGGAATTGTATTTGCTCGAGTGTCAGCGCCACGCCCCGGCTAGCATGCCTGTACTCACGTTCGAAGCAGCGAGCGTTGGGGAGTTAGAGCAGCGGCTGCATCAACAGGGGATTGGAATGGAGCCGATCCGGGAAGATGCTTTATTCGGCAAATTGCTGGTATTCTACGATCCCGACGGCAATAAGTATCATGCAATTGAACCGAATTGA
- a CDS encoding DEAD/DEAH box helicase produces the protein MTFEDLNISPVILKALAKENYKAPTPIQAQAIPAVLAGRDLLGCAQTGTGKTAAFSVPMIQLLNQQPPKPGMGRRIRALVLSPTRELALQISDNVKAYSQFTKLRSTAIVGGVSQKTQERALQQGADILIATPGRLLDLMNQKHVDLQHVEILVLDEADRMLDMGFIHDVKRIIAKMPSKKQTLFFSATMPAEITQLVQTLLHNPVKVEITPVSSTAERIEQSVYLLETGNKQQQLNELMKDPSIVSALVFTRTKRGADRVARGLNKVNITAQAIHGDKSQTSRQTALNNFKSGATRVLVATDIAARGIDIDELSHVINFNLPNIPETYVHRIGRTGRAGLSGTAISFCEVDEVPFLRDIEKLIGKSIPEVKDHDFPMSGALRAAKVDPTPKSGSSKPGKGKSAASRPAKPKADAARKPKADAARNPKTGAPRQSRQDAGIKPKTDAARQSKTNSARKPMTEAVTNPYSEMARKLSSEAASKPNNGQARKRKSGGFNKGSRAGRPS, from the coding sequence ATGACATTTGAAGATTTAAATATATCCCCTGTCATTCTCAAGGCTTTGGCCAAGGAGAATTACAAAGCGCCGACGCCGATTCAGGCTCAGGCGATCCCGGCTGTGCTGGCCGGCAGAGATTTGCTGGGCTGCGCCCAGACCGGAACCGGGAAGACCGCCGCTTTTTCGGTGCCGATGATCCAGCTGTTGAATCAGCAACCCCCTAAACCGGGCATGGGGCGCCGCATTCGCGCATTGGTGTTGTCGCCGACCCGGGAGCTTGCCCTGCAAATTTCGGATAACGTCAAAGCTTACAGCCAGTTCACCAAGCTGCGTTCGACGGCCATTGTTGGCGGCGTTTCGCAGAAGACGCAGGAACGCGCGCTTCAGCAGGGAGCGGACATCCTGATTGCGACCCCAGGCAGGCTCCTGGACCTCATGAATCAGAAGCACGTCGATTTGCAGCATGTGGAGATTTTGGTGCTGGATGAGGCCGACCGGATGCTGGATATGGGCTTCATCCATGACGTGAAGCGAATCATCGCCAAAATGCCGAGCAAAAAACAAACGCTGTTCTTCTCCGCCACGATGCCTGCGGAAATCACCCAGCTTGTCCAAACCTTGCTGCACAATCCCGTAAAAGTCGAGATCACGCCGGTCTCCTCTACGGCCGAACGGATCGAGCAATCGGTGTACCTGCTGGAAACCGGGAATAAGCAGCAGCAATTGAATGAGCTGATGAAGGACCCGTCCATCGTGTCGGCATTGGTCTTTACCCGTACGAAGCGGGGAGCTGACCGGGTTGCGCGCGGACTGAACAAGGTGAATATTACGGCTCAGGCCATTCACGGCGACAAATCGCAAACCAGCCGCCAGACGGCGCTCAACAATTTCAAAAGCGGGGCGACCCGCGTCCTGGTGGCAACGGATATCGCCGCGCGCGGGATCGACATCGACGAGCTGTCGCATGTCATTAACTTCAACCTCCCGAACATTCCGGAAACGTATGTGCACCGGATTGGGCGCACGGGGCGCGCGGGACTGAGCGGGACGGCGATATCGTTCTGCGAAGTGGACGAGGTTCCTTTTCTTCGGGATATCGAGAAGCTAATCGGAAAGTCCATTCCGGAAGTGAAGGACCATGACTTCCCGATGTCCGGGGCGTTAAGAGCCGCCAAGGTGGACCCGACGCCAAAATCCGGCTCGTCCAAGCCCGGCAAAGGCAAGTCAGCTGCATCGAGACCTGCTAAACCGAAGGCGGATGCGGCCCGCAAACCAAAGGCCGACGCGGCACGCAACCCGAAGACGGGTGCACCCCGCCAATCAAGACAAGACGCGGGAATTAAGCCGAAGACGGACGCCGCCCGCCAATCCAAGACGAACTCGGCGCGTAAGCCCATGACGGAAGCCGTCACGAATCCATATTCAGAGATGGCACGCAAGCTGAGTTCGGAAGCAGCTTCGAAACCTAACAACGGCCAGGCCCGGAAACGCAAGTCCGGCGGATTCAACAAGGGAAGCAGAGCCGGCAGACCTTCATAA
- a CDS encoding histidine phosphatase family protein codes for MKKIYIVRHCQAEGQAADAPLTEQGLQQSLELAEFLHDKGIDRIVSSSYRRAHDTITPLADRIGVAVVLDARLTERILSGRNAPEWREMLRRTYEDLDLCFEGGESSRTAMHRAVSVVHEVLQSSNRNAVMVSHGNLISLLLKHYDNQIGFNEWEAFSNPDVYKLSFRSDVPEIRRIWNS; via the coding sequence ATGAAAAAAATATACATCGTACGCCATTGCCAAGCGGAGGGACAAGCGGCGGATGCTCCGTTAACCGAGCAGGGGCTTCAGCAATCGCTTGAACTTGCTGAATTTCTGCACGACAAAGGGATTGACCGTATTGTTTCAAGTTCTTATCGCAGAGCTCACGACACCATTACACCTTTGGCTGATCGCATAGGCGTGGCCGTTGTGCTGGATGCGAGGTTGACCGAGCGAATACTGTCGGGTCGAAATGCTCCTGAATGGCGGGAGATGCTGCGCAGAACCTATGAGGATCTGGACTTGTGCTTTGAAGGCGGAGAGTCAAGTCGTACAGCCATGCATCGTGCGGTAAGCGTAGTCCATGAGGTCCTGCAGAGTTCAAACCGAAATGCCGTTATGGTATCCCATGGCAATCTGATCTCGCTTCTGCTGAAGCATTACGATAATCAGATCGGCTTCAACGAGTGGGAGGCTTTCTCCAATCCCGACGTGTATAAGCTCAGCTTCCGTTCAGATGTACCGGAGATCCGGCGGATATGGAATTCATAG
- a CDS encoding prolipoprotein diacylglyceryl transferase, which translates to MEFPVYLYLGSWRIHPHVLFESLAYFIGFRVYLWTRRPSGMTKLMSLQLLAGIIAGAAVGAKLLYWFEDPAATWEQLRQFHLLWGGKTIVGGLLGGLIGVELTKRWVGWKHSTGDDFVYPLMLGLGLGRIGCFLTGLDDHTYGTPTTWFTGVDFGDGIYRHPTQLYEILFLIVLALLLMPLYRQSRGRSTREGYVSGRMFQWFMAGYLLFRLAIEWIKPTPHPYLGLNNIQLACIAGLIYYAWLIGGRNRIRRFTPDSRLPS; encoded by the coding sequence ATGGAATTTCCTGTTTATTTGTACCTGGGCTCCTGGCGGATTCATCCGCATGTGTTATTTGAATCGCTGGCCTACTTTATCGGCTTTCGGGTATATTTATGGACCCGTCGGCCGAGCGGCATGACAAAGCTGATGAGCCTGCAGCTTCTGGCCGGCATCATCGCCGGGGCTGCCGTTGGGGCCAAGCTGCTGTACTGGTTTGAGGATCCGGCGGCCACTTGGGAACAGCTGCGCCAATTCCATCTCCTCTGGGGTGGCAAGACGATTGTCGGCGGTCTTCTCGGCGGATTGATCGGCGTCGAGCTGACCAAACGCTGGGTGGGCTGGAAGCATTCCACGGGCGATGATTTCGTGTACCCTCTGATGCTGGGCCTGGGCCTTGGGCGAATCGGCTGTTTTCTGACCGGCCTCGACGACCACACCTATGGCACGCCGACAACCTGGTTCACGGGCGTGGATTTCGGAGACGGGATCTATCGCCACCCGACTCAGCTGTACGAGATCCTCTTCCTGATCGTGCTGGCCCTGCTGCTGATGCCGCTGTACCGCCAAAGCCGCGGCAGATCGACTCGCGAGGGCTATGTGTCCGGACGAATGTTCCAGTGGTTCATGGCCGGGTATCTGCTGTTCCGCCTGGCGATCGAATGGATCAAGCCGACGCCGCATCCTTACCTGGGATTGAACAATATCCAGCTGGCCTGCATCGCGGGCCTCATCTATTACGCATGGCTGATCGGCGGCAGAAACCGGATTCGCCGCTTCACGCCGGATTCCCGTCTTCCAAGCTGA
- a CDS encoding metalloregulator ArsR/SmtB family transcription factor produces MQLDKVVSYHKALADPTRIKMLILLAEGEMNGQLLAEKIGVTPATITHHAAKLREASLINERRDKNTIFFSLNDYFIKNNATATENLIYQRVRPGGVTESLQEEERRMRDSVIKNFFTSDGKLKSIPAQLKKKLIVLTHMVSRLEKGRKYSEKEMNEFIKEYHEDFATIRREFIMHHFMFRDNGVYELNPEKMWARWEDLS; encoded by the coding sequence GTGCAATTGGATAAAGTGGTCAGTTATCACAAGGCGCTCGCAGACCCGACCCGAATCAAGATGCTCATCCTGCTTGCGGAAGGCGAAATGAACGGCCAGCTTCTGGCCGAGAAGATCGGCGTCACGCCGGCTACGATTACGCACCACGCGGCGAAGCTGCGGGAAGCGAGCCTCATCAACGAACGCAGGGACAAGAACACGATCTTTTTTTCGCTGAATGATTATTTTATTAAGAACAATGCGACAGCGACGGAGAATCTGATTTACCAAAGAGTCCGGCCCGGGGGCGTAACGGAAAGCTTGCAGGAAGAAGAACGGCGGATGAGGGATTCCGTGATCAAGAACTTCTTCACCTCCGACGGGAAGCTGAAGAGCATCCCTGCCCAGCTGAAGAAGAAACTCATCGTGCTTACGCATATGGTATCCCGGTTGGAGAAGGGACGGAAGTACAGCGAGAAGGAAATGAACGAGTTTATCAAAGAGTATCATGAAGACTTTGCGACGATCCGGAGGGAGTTTATCATGCATCACTTCATGTTCCGGGACAATGGGGTGTATGAGCTCAATCCGGAGAAGATGTGGGCACGGTGGGAGGATCTGTCCTAA
- a CDS encoding class I SAM-dependent methyltransferase yields MSYHGSDFYDNDKNFEKYMERRQWRENANDTLEKPVIRQLLRDIAGLHVLDLGCGDAGFGVELLQEGCASYAGIEGSRNMVEAASSSLADYKNGTVQHMRMEDYAYSRDTYDVVLSRLALHYLQDIGGIFRSVHQTLKPGGRFIFSVEHPVITSTLQPSGTRTNWVVDNYFIQGYREQQWLGGTVHKYHRTVEDHFRAMQEAGFIVEHLRESHPMREYFVNEETYERRRRIPLFLFLAGKKSE; encoded by the coding sequence ATGAGCTATCACGGATCCGATTTTTACGACAACGACAAGAATTTCGAAAAATACATGGAACGGCGGCAGTGGCGGGAGAATGCCAACGATACGTTGGAAAAGCCCGTCATCCGGCAGCTGCTGAGGGATATCGCGGGCCTTCATGTATTGGACCTGGGGTGTGGGGATGCCGGCTTCGGCGTGGAACTGCTTCAAGAGGGGTGTGCCTCCTATGCCGGAATCGAGGGCTCCCGCAACATGGTGGAAGCCGCTTCGAGCAGCCTGGCCGATTACAAGAACGGGACCGTTCAACACATGAGGATGGAGGATTACGCGTATTCGCGCGACACCTATGATGTAGTGCTCTCCAGGCTTGCCCTTCACTATCTGCAGGATATCGGGGGTATCTTTCGAAGCGTTCACCAGACCTTGAAGCCAGGCGGAAGGTTCATCTTCTCCGTCGAGCATCCCGTCATTACCTCCACGCTGCAGCCGTCCGGCACCAGAACGAATTGGGTGGTGGACAACTACTTCATCCAAGGCTACCGGGAGCAGCAATGGCTCGGCGGCACCGTTCATAAGTACCATCGAACCGTCGAGGATCACTTCCGGGCGATGCAGGAAGCCGGCTTTATCGTGGAGCACTTGAGGGAGTCCCATCCTATGCGAGAGTATTTTGTCAACGAGGAAACCTATGAGCGCAGGCGCAGAATTCCGTTGTTTCTGTTTCTTGCGGGGAAAAAGAGCGAGTAG
- a CDS encoding VOC family protein, giving the protein MTIDNPLNEAPKLQSLNKPLLKKVHCNYLPVRNLPLAVKWYSELFGLTVRKCDDTGAILILGDGQWLFLLETLGNRTANFITNQWEGENYEMFSLTFEVENITELHKRLRENGAQVEPLVDHGSCGLQFKFKDPDGNKFNVWQDAPTS; this is encoded by the coding sequence ATGACGATAGACAACCCATTAAACGAAGCACCCAAGCTCCAATCCTTGAACAAGCCGCTGCTAAAGAAGGTTCATTGCAATTATCTCCCGGTAAGGAATCTTCCGCTGGCGGTAAAATGGTACTCGGAGCTATTTGGCCTTACGGTGAGAAAATGCGACGATACAGGCGCCATCTTGATCTTAGGGGACGGACAGTGGTTATTCCTGCTGGAAACACTGGGTAACCGAACAGCCAACTTCATAACCAACCAATGGGAAGGGGAGAATTATGAGATGTTCTCGTTAACCTTCGAGGTCGAGAATATTACGGAGCTGCATAAGCGGCTGCGGGAAAATGGAGCACAGGTCGAGCCGCTGGTAGATCACGGTTCCTGCGGATTGCAGTTCAAATTCAAGGATCCCGACGGCAACAAGTTTAATGTTTGGCAGGATGCACCCACGAGCTGA